The following are from one region of the Klebsiella aerogenes genome:
- the folE gene encoding GTP cyclohydrolase I FolE, producing MSSLSKEAILVHEALVARGLETPLRPPVQEIDNETRKRLIAGHMTEIMQLLNLDLSDDSLMETPHRIAKMYVDEIFSGLDYARFPKITVIENKMKVDEMVTVRDITLTSTCEHHFVTIDGKATVAYIPKDSVIGLSKINRIVQFFAQRPQVQERLTQQILTALQTLLGTSNVAVSIDAVHYCVKARGIRDATSATTTTSLGGLFKSSQNTRQEFLRAVRHHN from the coding sequence ATGTCATCATTGAGTAAAGAAGCCATACTCGTTCATGAAGCGCTGGTCGCTCGTGGGCTGGAGACGCCGCTGCGTCCGCCAGTACAAGAAATTGATAATGAAACTCGCAAGCGTCTGATCGCCGGGCACATGACTGAGATTATGCAGCTGTTGAATCTCGATCTCAGTGACGACAGCCTGATGGAGACTCCGCATCGCATCGCCAAAATGTACGTTGACGAGATTTTCTCCGGCCTGGATTACGCCAGATTCCCGAAGATCACCGTTATCGAAAACAAAATGAAAGTTGACGAGATGGTCACCGTGCGTGATATCACGCTGACCAGTACCTGTGAACATCACTTCGTTACCATCGATGGTAAAGCCACGGTCGCCTATATCCCGAAAGATTCGGTGATCGGCCTGTCGAAAATTAACCGCATCGTCCAGTTCTTCGCCCAGCGCCCGCAGGTGCAGGAGCGTCTGACGCAGCAGATCCTCACCGCGCTGCAGACATTGCTGGGCACCAGCAATGTGGCGGTATCGATCGACGCAGTGCACTACTGTGTGAAAGCGCGCGGCATCCGTGATGCGACCAGCGCCACGACCACCACCTCGCTTGGCGGTCTATTTAAATCCAGCCAGAATACCCGCCAGGAATTCCTGCGCGCCGTACGTCACCACAATTAA
- the yeiB gene encoding DUF418 domain-containing protein YeiB, with protein MERNVTLDFVRGVAILGILLLNISAFGLPKAAYLNPAWAGHISLSDAWTWAILDLFAQVKFLTLFALLFGAGLHMLLARGKRWIQSRLTLLALLGFIHGLFFWDGDILLAYALVGLIAWRMVRDAHHVKSLFNTGVVLYLIGIVVLVLLGLIAGNGASRSWVPDAANLQYEQYWKLRGGMEAVSNRADMLSDNLVALGVQYGWQLAGMMLMGAALMRCGWLKGQFSLNHYRRVGVVLIIAGMAVNVPAIAAQWYLQWDYRWCGFLLQAPRELGAPLQTIGYAALAWGFWPQLCRLRLVGAIACVGRMALSNYLLQTLICTTLFYRFDLFMKFDRLQLLAFVPAVWVVNLLFSQFWLRHFRQGPVEWLWRQLTMRASGTSSRNTSV; from the coding sequence ATGGAGAGAAACGTCACGCTGGACTTTGTTCGCGGCGTCGCCATCCTCGGCATCCTGCTACTGAATATCTCCGCCTTCGGCTTACCCAAGGCGGCCTATCTGAATCCGGCCTGGGCCGGACATATTTCACTTAGCGATGCCTGGACCTGGGCGATCCTCGATCTGTTCGCGCAGGTCAAATTCCTGACCTTATTTGCTTTGCTGTTCGGCGCCGGATTGCACATGCTGCTGGCGCGCGGCAAGCGCTGGATCCAGTCGCGGTTGACGCTGCTTGCTCTGCTTGGCTTTATTCACGGTCTCTTTTTCTGGGATGGCGATATTCTGCTGGCCTACGCGCTGGTGGGGCTCATTGCCTGGCGAATGGTGCGCGACGCCCATCACGTCAAATCGCTGTTCAATACCGGGGTCGTGCTTTATCTGATCGGTATTGTAGTACTGGTGCTGTTGGGGTTGATTGCGGGTAACGGCGCCAGCCGTTCATGGGTTCCTGATGCGGCTAATTTACAGTACGAGCAGTACTGGAAGCTGCGCGGCGGCATGGAAGCGGTCAGCAATCGCGCGGATATGCTCTCGGACAACCTGGTGGCGTTGGGTGTGCAGTACGGCTGGCAGTTGGCGGGGATGATGCTGATGGGCGCGGCGCTGATGCGCTGCGGCTGGTTGAAAGGGCAGTTTAGCCTCAACCACTACCGCCGCGTCGGGGTTGTGCTGATTATCGCCGGGATGGCGGTTAACGTGCCGGCGATCGCCGCTCAGTGGTATCTGCAGTGGGATTATCGCTGGTGCGGTTTTCTGTTGCAGGCGCCGCGCGAGCTCGGCGCGCCGCTGCAAACCATCGGCTATGCCGCGCTGGCGTGGGGGTTCTGGCCGCAGTTGTGCCGGTTGCGCCTGGTTGGCGCGATTGCTTGCGTTGGGCGGATGGCGCTTAGCAACTATTTACTGCAGACTCTGATCTGTACCACGTTGTTCTACCGTTTTGACCTGTTCATGAAATTTGACCGCTTGCAGTTGCTGGCATTTGTGCCGGCGGTGTGGGTCGTTAATCTCCTCTTTTCGCAGTTTTGGCTGCGCCATTTCCGTCAGGGCCCCGTTGAGTGGCTCTGGCGTCAGTTAACCATGAGAGCCTCAGGGACATCATCCAGAAACACATCCGTATAA
- the galS gene encoding HTH-type transcriptional regulator GalS has product MITIRDVARQAGVSVATVSRVLNNSSLVSPDTREVVMKAVTQLGYRPNANAQALATQVSDTIGVVVMDVSDAFFGALVKAVDTVAQQHQKYVLIGNSYHEAEKERNAIEVLIRQRCSALIVHSKALSDAELGDFMQHIPGMVLINRIVPGFAHRCVGLDNISGALMATRMLLNHGHQRVGYLSSNHGIEDDDLRREGWSRALQEQGIVAPDSWVGSGSPDMQGGEAAMVELLGRNLGLTAVFAYNDSMAAGALTTLKDNGIAVPQHLSLIGFDDIPISRYTDPQLTTVRYPIMSMAKLATELALQGAAGKLDSEASHCFMPTLVRRHSVTQKQSVGPITN; this is encoded by the coding sequence ATGATCACCATTCGTGATGTTGCCCGTCAGGCGGGGGTTTCCGTGGCGACGGTTTCACGCGTGCTGAACAACAGCTCGCTGGTGAGCCCGGATACGCGGGAAGTGGTCATGAAGGCGGTGACGCAGTTGGGTTACCGGCCAAATGCGAATGCCCAGGCGCTGGCCACCCAGGTGAGCGATACCATCGGCGTGGTGGTGATGGATGTGTCAGATGCCTTTTTTGGCGCGCTGGTCAAAGCGGTGGATACCGTTGCGCAGCAGCATCAAAAATATGTGCTGATCGGTAATAGCTACCATGAAGCGGAAAAAGAACGTAACGCCATCGAGGTGCTGATTCGTCAGCGCTGTTCGGCGCTGATCGTGCATTCGAAGGCGTTAAGCGATGCCGAACTCGGCGATTTTATGCAGCATATCCCCGGGATGGTGCTGATTAACCGTATCGTGCCTGGTTTCGCGCATCGCTGCGTTGGCCTGGATAATATCAGCGGCGCGTTGATGGCAACGCGAATGCTGCTCAATCATGGTCATCAGCGTGTCGGTTATCTCTCTTCCAACCACGGTATCGAAGATGATGACCTGCGCCGGGAAGGCTGGTCCAGGGCGTTGCAGGAGCAGGGCATTGTTGCTCCGGATAGCTGGGTGGGTTCGGGATCGCCGGATATGCAGGGCGGCGAAGCGGCGATGGTTGAACTGCTGGGACGTAATTTAGGCCTGACGGCGGTGTTCGCCTACAACGACAGCATGGCGGCGGGGGCGCTGACGACCCTGAAAGACAACGGTATTGCCGTGCCGCAGCATCTTTCGCTGATCGGTTTTGATGACATTCCGATTTCCCGTTACACCGACCCGCAGCTGACGACGGTGCGTTATCCCATTATGTCGATGGCGAAACTGGCGACCGAGCTGGCGTTACAAGGCGCGGCGGGGAAACTCGATAGCGAGGCCAGTCACTGTTTTATGCCGACGCTGGTACGCCGCCATTCGGTGACGCAGAAGCAAAGTGTGGGGCCGATCACTAACTGA
- the mglB gene encoding galactose/glucose ABC transporter substrate-binding protein MglB, whose amino-acid sequence MNKKVLALSAVMAGMLFGTAAHAADTRIGVTIYKYDDNFMSVVRKAIEKDGKSAPDVQLLMNDSQNDQSKQNDQIDVLLAKGVKALAINLVDPAAAGTVIDKARGQNVPVVFFNKEPSRKALDSYDKAYYVGTDSKESGIIQGDLIAKHWKANPNWDLNKDGQIQFVLLKGEPGHPDAEARTTYVIKELNDKGIKTQQLALDTAMWDTAQAKDKMDAWLSGPNANKIEVVIANNDAMAMGAVEALKAHNKSSIPVFGVDALPEALALVKSGAMAGTVLNDANNQAKATFDLAKNLADGKEPAAGTSWKIENKIVRVPYVGVDKDNLSQFIGK is encoded by the coding sequence ATGAATAAGAAGGTACTAGCTCTGTCCGCTGTAATGGCTGGCATGCTTTTCGGCACCGCAGCACACGCGGCGGATACCCGTATCGGCGTCACGATCTACAAATATGACGACAACTTTATGTCGGTTGTTCGTAAGGCGATCGAGAAGGACGGTAAATCCGCGCCGGATGTACAGCTGCTGATGAATGACTCGCAGAACGATCAGTCCAAGCAGAACGATCAGATCGACGTGCTGCTGGCGAAAGGGGTGAAAGCGCTGGCGATTAACCTGGTTGACCCGGCGGCGGCAGGCACGGTTATCGATAAAGCGCGCGGGCAGAATGTGCCGGTGGTGTTCTTTAACAAAGAGCCATCGCGCAAGGCGCTGGATAGCTACGACAAAGCGTACTACGTCGGTACCGACTCAAAAGAATCCGGGATTATCCAGGGCGACCTGATCGCCAAACACTGGAAAGCGAATCCGAACTGGGATCTGAACAAAGACGGCCAAATTCAGTTTGTCCTGCTGAAAGGCGAGCCGGGCCACCCGGATGCCGAAGCGCGTACAACTTACGTCATTAAAGAGCTGAACGACAAAGGCATCAAAACCCAGCAGCTGGCGCTAGATACCGCGATGTGGGATACCGCGCAGGCGAAAGATAAGATGGACGCCTGGCTCTCTGGCCCGAACGCCAACAAAATCGAAGTGGTGATCGCCAACAACGATGCGATGGCGATGGGTGCGGTAGAAGCGCTGAAAGCGCACAACAAGAGCAGCATTCCGGTATTCGGCGTCGATGCCCTGCCAGAAGCGCTGGCGTTGGTGAAATCCGGCGCGATGGCCGGTACCGTGCTGAACGATGCCAACAACCAGGCCAAAGCGACCTTCGATCTGGCGAAGAACCTGGCTGACGGCAAAGAGCCTGCGGCTGGCACCAGCTGGAAAATTGAGAATAAGATTGTTCGCGTACCGTACGTCGGCGTGGATAAAGACAATCTCAGCCAGTTTATCGGTAAATAA
- the mglA gene encoding galactose/methyl galactoside ABC transporter ATP-binding protein MglA, giving the protein MVSNNSAQSGEYLLEMSGINKSFPGVKALDNVNLKVRPHSIHALMGENGAGKSTLLKCLFGIYQKDSGSILFQGKEIDFHSAKEALENGISMVHQELNLVLQRSVMDNMWLGRYPTKGMFVDQDKMYRDTKAIFDELDIDIDPRARVGTLSVSQMQMIEIAKAFSYDAKIVIMDEPTSSLTEKEVNHLFKIIRKLKERGCGIVYISHKMEEIFQLCDEITILRDGQWIATQPLEGLDMDKIIAMMVGRSLNQRFPTRENKPGEVILEVRNLTSLRQPSIRDVSFDLHKGEILGIAGLVGAKRTDIVETLFGIREKASGTITLHGKKINNHSANEAINHGFALVTEERRSTGIYAYLDIGFNSLISNIKKYKNKVGLLDNSRMKSDTQWVIDSMRVKTPGQHTQIGSLSGGNQQKVIIGRWLLTQPEILMLDEPTRGIDVGAKFEIYQLIAELAKKDKGIIIISSEMPELLGITDRILVMSNGLVAGIVETKTTTQNEILRLASLHL; this is encoded by the coding sequence ATGGTCAGCAATAATAGCGCACAGTCAGGCGAATATTTGTTGGAAATGAGTGGCATCAACAAATCGTTCCCCGGCGTTAAGGCTCTTGATAATGTCAACCTCAAGGTCCGTCCGCACTCGATCCATGCCTTAATGGGAGAGAACGGCGCAGGCAAATCGACATTATTAAAATGCCTTTTTGGGATCTATCAAAAGGATTCCGGCAGTATTCTTTTTCAGGGAAAAGAGATCGATTTCCATTCGGCAAAAGAGGCCCTGGAAAACGGTATTTCAATGGTTCACCAGGAATTAAATCTGGTATTACAACGTTCGGTGATGGACAACATGTGGCTGGGGCGTTATCCCACCAAAGGCATGTTTGTCGATCAGGACAAAATGTATCGCGATACCAAAGCGATATTTGATGAACTGGATATTGATATTGACCCGCGCGCCCGCGTCGGCACCTTATCGGTATCGCAGATGCAGATGATTGAAATTGCCAAGGCATTCTCCTATGACGCCAAAATCGTCATTATGGATGAGCCGACGTCATCGTTGACCGAAAAAGAGGTCAATCACCTGTTTAAAATCATCCGCAAGCTAAAAGAGCGCGGATGCGGCATTGTGTATATCTCCCATAAAATGGAAGAGATATTCCAGCTGTGCGATGAGATTACTATTCTGCGCGACGGTCAGTGGATCGCTACCCAGCCGTTGGAAGGGCTGGATATGGATAAGATCATTGCGATGATGGTTGGCCGCTCATTGAACCAGCGTTTTCCTACTCGCGAAAATAAACCGGGCGAAGTGATCCTTGAGGTCCGTAACCTGACTTCGTTGCGCCAGCCGTCAATTCGCGATGTCTCGTTCGATCTGCACAAGGGCGAAATCCTTGGTATTGCCGGACTGGTGGGCGCCAAACGTACTGATATCGTCGAAACGCTGTTTGGTATTCGCGAAAAAGCCAGCGGCACCATTACGCTGCATGGCAAAAAGATTAATAACCATAGTGCTAACGAAGCCATCAACCATGGTTTTGCGTTAGTGACCGAAGAACGGCGTTCGACGGGGATCTATGCCTACCTCGATATTGGGTTTAACTCGCTGATCTCCAATATCAAAAAGTACAAGAATAAAGTCGGTCTGCTGGATAATTCACGGATGAAAAGCGATACCCAATGGGTTATCGATTCGATGCGTGTAAAAACACCCGGACAGCACACGCAAATCGGTTCACTTTCTGGCGGTAACCAACAAAAGGTCATTATCGGGCGTTGGTTATTAACTCAGCCGGAAATATTAATGCTGGATGAACCGACGCGCGGCATTGATGTCGGCGCAAAATTCGAAATTTACCAGCTGATTGCTGAACTGGCCAAAAAAGATAAGGGCATCATTATTATTTCTTCTGAAATGCCGGAACTGCTGGGTATTACCGATCGTATTCTGGTGATGAGCAACGGGCTGGTTGCCGGAATTGTTGAGACCAAAACCACGACGCAAAATGAAATTCTGCGTCTTGCGTCATTGCACCTTTGA
- the mglC gene encoding galactose/methyl galactoside ABC transporter permease MglC — MSALNKKSFLTYLKEGGIYVVLLVLLAIIIFQDPTFLSLLNLSNILTQSSVRIIIALGVAGLIVTQGTDLSAGRQVGLAAVVAATMLQAVDNANKVFPDMATMPIPLVILLVCAIGAVIGLINGIVIAYLNVTPFITTLGTMIIVYGINSLYYDFVGASPVSGFDSHFSQFAQGFVALGTFRLSYITFYALIATIFVWILWNKTRFGKNIFAIGGNPEAARVSGVNVALNLLMIYALSGVFYAFGGLLEAGRIGSATNNLGFMYELDAIAACVVGGVSFSGGVGTVFGVVTGVIIFTVINYGLTYIGVNPYWQYIIKGAIIIFAVALDSLKYARKK; from the coding sequence ATGAGTGCGTTAAATAAAAAGAGTTTTCTCACTTACCTGAAAGAGGGTGGGATTTACGTTGTTCTTTTGGTCTTGCTGGCCATTATTATTTTCCAGGATCCCACCTTCTTAAGTTTACTGAACCTAAGTAACATCCTGACCCAGTCGTCGGTGCGTATTATTATCGCCCTCGGCGTCGCAGGTCTTATCGTCACCCAGGGGACGGACCTTTCCGCCGGGCGTCAGGTGGGCCTGGCGGCGGTGGTAGCGGCAACCATGCTGCAGGCGGTGGATAATGCCAACAAAGTGTTCCCGGACATGGCGACCATGCCTATCCCGCTGGTGATCCTGCTGGTCTGCGCGATTGGTGCAGTGATTGGCCTGATTAACGGTATCGTGATTGCCTACCTTAACGTGACGCCGTTTATCACCACTTTGGGTACGATGATCATCGTTTACGGCATCAACTCCCTGTACTACGACTTTGTCGGCGCATCGCCGGTCTCTGGCTTCGATAGTCACTTCTCACAGTTCGCCCAGGGTTTTGTGGCGTTAGGTACTTTCCGCCTGTCGTACATCACTTTCTACGCGCTTATTGCGACCATCTTCGTGTGGATCTTGTGGAACAAAACCCGCTTCGGCAAAAACATCTTTGCTATCGGCGGTAACCCGGAAGCGGCCCGCGTCTCTGGCGTTAATGTCGCGCTGAACCTGTTGATGATTTATGCGTTGTCCGGCGTGTTTTATGCCTTTGGCGGGCTGCTGGAAGCCGGACGTATCGGTTCGGCGACCAACAACCTCGGCTTTATGTATGAGCTGGATGCGATCGCGGCCTGCGTGGTGGGCGGGGTCTCCTTCAGCGGCGGCGTCGGCACCGTCTTCGGCGTCGTGACCGGGGTGATTATCTTCACCGTCATTAACTACGGTCTGACCTATATCGGCGTTAACCCGTATTGGCAGTACATTATCAAAGGGGCGATCATCATCTTCGCCGTGGCGCTGGATTCACTGAAATACGCACGTAAGAAATAA
- a CDS encoding DUF1097 domain-containing protein produces the protein MSTLVAIALTTGILSGIWSWVAVSWGLLSWAGFLGCTAYFACPQGGLKGLGISFCTLLSGVFWAEVIIHGSALSPALTVVSYLLTGVVAFAMCIQAKNGWFSFVPGTFIGACSTFACDGNWRAVLPALLIGLVFGYAMKNSGLYIAARSK, from the coding sequence ATGAGTACACTTGTCGCCATTGCGCTCACCACCGGCATTTTATCCGGCATCTGGAGCTGGGTTGCCGTGTCGTGGGGGTTACTCAGCTGGGCGGGGTTTCTGGGGTGTACCGCTTACTTTGCCTGCCCGCAGGGTGGGTTAAAGGGGCTGGGGATTTCGTTTTGCACGCTGCTTAGCGGCGTTTTTTGGGCTGAAGTGATTATCCACGGCAGCGCGCTATCACCAGCGCTGACCGTTGTCAGCTATCTGCTAACCGGGGTTGTGGCCTTCGCCATGTGTATTCAGGCTAAAAACGGCTGGTTCTCTTTTGTTCCCGGTACCTTTATCGGCGCCTGTTCAACCTTTGCCTGCGACGGCAACTGGCGAGCCGTGCTGCCTGCGCTGCTGATTGGGTTGGTTTTTGGTTATGCGATGAAAAACAGTGGGCTGTATATTGCCGCTCGTAGCAAGTAG
- the preA gene encoding NAD-dependent dihydropyrimidine dehydrogenase subunit PreA, translating into MLTKDLSITFCGVTFPNPFCLSSSPVGNCYEMCAKAYDSGWGGIVFKTIGFFIANEVSPRFDHLTKEDTGFIGFKNMEQIAEHPLAENLAAIRRLKQDYPDKVLIASIMGENEQQWQDLAQLVEEAGADMIECNFSCPQMTSHAMGSDVGQSPELVKKYCRAVKRGSTLPMLAKMTPNIGDMCEVALAAKRGGADGIATINTVKSITNIDLNRKIGLPVVNGKSSISGYSGKAVKPIALRFIQQLRTHPELKDFPISGIGGIETWEDAAEFLLLGAATLQVTTGIMQYGYRIVEDMISGLSHYLNDQGFNSLQEMVGLANANIVPAEDLDRSYIVYPHINQEKCVGCGRCYISCFDGGHQAMEWNEQTRTPHCDTEKCVGCLLCGHVCPVACISLGKVEFKPGEEAHAVTL; encoded by the coding sequence ATGTTAACCAAAGATCTCTCTATTACCTTTTGCGGCGTGACGTTCCCCAATCCGTTCTGTCTCTCCTCTTCGCCGGTCGGCAACTGCTATGAGATGTGCGCCAAAGCTTACGACAGCGGCTGGGGCGGCATCGTCTTTAAAACCATCGGCTTCTTTATCGCCAACGAAGTTTCGCCCCGCTTTGATCATCTGACCAAAGAAGACACCGGGTTTATCGGCTTTAAAAATATGGAACAGATTGCCGAGCATCCGCTGGCGGAAAACCTCGCCGCGATCCGGCGGCTCAAACAGGATTACCCGGATAAAGTGCTGATCGCGTCGATCATGGGTGAAAATGAGCAACAGTGGCAGGATCTGGCGCAACTGGTGGAAGAAGCCGGTGCGGATATGATCGAGTGCAACTTCTCCTGCCCGCAGATGACCTCTCACGCCATGGGCAGCGACGTGGGACAAAGCCCCGAACTGGTTAAGAAATACTGCCGGGCGGTGAAACGCGGCTCGACTCTGCCAATGCTTGCCAAAATGACGCCCAATATCGGCGATATGTGCGAAGTGGCGCTGGCGGCGAAACGCGGCGGCGCTGACGGTATTGCCACCATCAACACCGTTAAGTCGATCACCAATATCGACCTCAACCGTAAAATAGGCCTGCCGGTCGTCAACGGCAAGTCCAGTATTTCGGGCTACTCTGGTAAGGCCGTGAAGCCTATTGCGCTGCGTTTCATTCAGCAGCTACGCACCCATCCTGAGCTGAAGGATTTTCCGATTAGCGGTATTGGCGGCATTGAAACCTGGGAGGATGCCGCGGAGTTCCTGCTGCTGGGCGCGGCGACGCTACAGGTGACGACCGGCATCATGCAGTACGGCTATCGTATCGTTGAAGATATGATAAGCGGTCTGTCGCATTATCTTAACGACCAGGGATTCAACTCGCTGCAAGAGATGGTTGGGCTGGCGAATGCCAATATCGTTCCGGCAGAAGATCTCGATCGTAGCTATATCGTCTACCCGCATATTAATCAGGAAAAATGCGTCGGCTGCGGACGCTGCTATATTTCCTGCTTCGACGGCGGCCACCAGGCGATGGAGTGGAATGAACAAACTCGCACCCCGCACTGCGACACCGAGAAGTGCGTCGGCTGCCTGCTGTGCGGCCACGTTTGCCCGGTTGCCTGTATCAGCCTCGGCAAGGTGGAATTCAAACCTGGCGAAGAAGCGCACGCGGTTACTCTTTAA
- a CDS encoding NAD(P)-dependent oxidoreductase, producing the protein MSQHEYLDEIIPAFTPLLAIKEASRCLLCHDAPCSQSCPAETDPGKFIRSIYFRNLKGAAETIRENNALGAVCARVCPTEKLCQKGCSRSGIDKPIDIARLQRFVTDFEQQTQMQIYQPGRKDKGKVAIVGAGPAGLQASVTLCNLGYDVTVFEKATQPGGWLRHGIPEFRLPQPVLDHEIARIVEMGVTIRCDCEVGKTVTLEALKAEHRAVLLTVGLSKGSTLPLFNDAGSVEIAVDFLQRARGNAGDISVPQSALVIGGGDVAMDVASTLKILGCSSVTCVAREELAEFPASEKEFTTTQALGVSIIDGFTPTAVAGNKVTFKHVRLPGELTLTAENIILAVGQHADLAAFSDIQSQRNTVDTRHYQTTDPQLFAAGDIVQGDKTVVYAVKTGKEAAQAIHHYLEEAQSC; encoded by the coding sequence ATGTCGCAACACGAATACCTGGATGAGATTATTCCCGCCTTTACGCCATTGCTGGCGATTAAAGAAGCCTCCCGCTGCCTGCTGTGCCACGATGCGCCGTGCAGTCAGTCCTGCCCGGCCGAAACCGACCCGGGCAAGTTCATTCGCTCAATCTATTTCCGCAACTTGAAAGGCGCTGCCGAAACCATTCGAGAAAATAATGCGTTAGGCGCCGTTTGTGCACGAGTATGCCCGACGGAAAAACTCTGCCAAAAGGGCTGCTCCCGTTCCGGGATTGATAAGCCTATCGATATCGCCCGCCTGCAGCGGTTTGTCACCGACTTCGAACAGCAGACGCAAATGCAGATTTACCAACCGGGCCGTAAAGATAAAGGCAAAGTCGCCATCGTTGGCGCAGGCCCTGCCGGGCTACAGGCCAGCGTCACGCTGTGCAATCTGGGCTACGACGTTACCGTGTTTGAAAAAGCGACACAGCCCGGCGGCTGGCTGCGACACGGCATTCCTGAGTTTCGCCTGCCGCAGCCGGTGCTGGACCATGAAATTGCACGCATTGTGGAAATGGGTGTGACGATCCGCTGCGATTGTGAGGTCGGCAAAACCGTCACTCTGGAGGCGCTTAAAGCCGAACATCGCGCCGTCCTGCTAACTGTTGGCCTGTCGAAAGGCTCAACGCTACCGTTGTTTAATGACGCCGGTTCGGTAGAAATTGCCGTCGACTTTTTACAACGTGCGCGCGGCAATGCGGGCGACATCTCCGTACCACAAAGCGCGCTGGTGATTGGCGGCGGCGACGTTGCGATGGACGTTGCCAGTACGCTGAAAATTCTCGGGTGCTCGTCCGTCACCTGCGTAGCCCGTGAGGAACTGGCTGAATTTCCGGCCAGTGAAAAAGAGTTCACCACGACTCAGGCGCTAGGCGTATCCATCATTGATGGCTTTACGCCAACTGCCGTTGCCGGTAACAAGGTAACCTTCAAACACGTGCGTCTGCCCGGTGAACTGACGCTGACCGCCGAGAACATTATCCTCGCCGTTGGCCAGCATGCCGATCTTGCCGCCTTCTCCGATATTCAGTCACAGCGCAACACCGTGGACACCCGCCACTACCAGACCACAGACCCGCAGCTGTTCGCCGCAGGCGATATCGTCCAGGGAGACAAAACCGTGGTTTACGCCGTGAAAACCGGGAAAGAAGCCGCTCAGGCCATTCATCACTATTTAGAGGAGGCGCAATCATGTTAA
- the sanA gene encoding outer membrane permeability protein SanA, whose translation MLKRALYSLLALLGLLLLTVLGLDRWMSWKTAPYIYDELQDLPYRQVGVVLGTAKYYRTGVINQYYRYRIQGALNAYNSGKVNYLLLSGDNALQSYNEPMTMRRDLIKGGVDPADIVLDYAGFRTLDSIVRTRKVFDTNDFIIITQRFHCERALFIALHMGIQAQCYAVPSPKDMWTVRLREFGARFGALADLYIFKREPRFLGPLIPIPAQQEVPEDAQGYPAVTPEQVLELQKKK comes from the coding sequence ATGTTAAAGCGTGCGTTATACAGCCTGTTAGCCCTGCTCGGCCTGCTGCTGTTGACCGTGCTGGGTCTTGACCGTTGGATGAGCTGGAAAACCGCACCCTATATTTACGATGAACTGCAGGATCTCCCCTACCGCCAGGTCGGCGTCGTGCTGGGTACTGCGAAGTATTATCGTACCGGTGTGATTAACCAGTATTACCGCTACCGCATCCAGGGCGCGCTAAATGCCTACAACAGCGGCAAGGTGAACTATCTGCTGTTAAGCGGCGACAACGCGCTGCAAAGCTATAATGAGCCGATGACCATGCGCCGCGATCTGATCAAAGGTGGCGTCGATCCTGCGGATATCGTGCTGGACTACGCCGGTTTCCGCACCCTCGATTCGATAGTGCGCACCCGCAAAGTGTTCGATACCAACGATTTCATCATTATCACCCAGCGTTTCCACTGCGAACGCGCGCTGTTTATCGCCCTGCATATGGGGATTCAGGCGCAGTGCTACGCGGTGCCGTCGCCAAAAGATATGTGGACCGTGCGTCTGCGCGAGTTTGGCGCCCGTTTCGGCGCGCTGGCGGATCTGTACATCTTTAAACGCGAACCGCGTTTCTTAGGCCCGCTGATTCCGATTCCAGCCCAGCAGGAAGTTCCGGAGGATGCGCAGGGGTACCCGGCGGTGACGCCGGAACAGGTACTGGAGTTGCAGAAGAAAAAGTGA